One Tomitella gaofuii DNA segment encodes these proteins:
- a CDS encoding NDMA-dependent alcohol dehydrogenase, translating to MKTKGAILRGLNQPWSVEEIKVGEPHAGEVMVELHASGMCHSDHHIVTGDTPMPAFPVMGGHEGAGKVVQVGEGVTDVKVGDHVVFSFIPSCGKCEPCVTGHSNLCDLGMYLLTGESISDGTRRIQTAAGEDVIPMCLLGTFSPYATVHMSSVVKIDEEIPFEVACLVGCGVTTGWGSATNVAEVAPGETVIVVGAGGVGMNSVQGAAVSGAKRVIVVDPSEFHREEAKKFGATHAYPSMAEAIAPVMEMTWGKMADKTIITVGRINGEDIDPALTLTKKGGRVTVVGMGGMADMDVKLNLFLFTMLQKELRGAIFGGANPKAEIPDLLSMYKAGKLNLDDLVTKTYSLEQINEGYQDMLDGKNIRGVILYTDADR from the coding sequence ATGAAGACCAAGGGTGCGATCCTGCGCGGACTCAACCAGCCGTGGAGCGTCGAGGAGATCAAGGTCGGCGAGCCGCATGCCGGCGAGGTGATGGTGGAGCTGCACGCGTCCGGGATGTGCCACTCGGACCATCACATCGTCACCGGGGACACGCCGATGCCGGCGTTCCCGGTGATGGGCGGGCACGAGGGCGCCGGCAAGGTCGTCCAGGTGGGCGAGGGCGTCACGGACGTCAAAGTCGGGGACCACGTGGTCTTCTCGTTCATCCCGTCCTGCGGCAAGTGCGAGCCGTGCGTGACCGGTCATTCGAACCTGTGCGATCTGGGGATGTACCTGCTCACAGGTGAGTCGATCAGCGACGGCACCCGGCGCATCCAGACTGCGGCAGGCGAGGACGTCATCCCGATGTGCCTTCTGGGCACGTTCTCGCCGTACGCCACCGTCCACATGTCCTCGGTGGTGAAGATCGACGAGGAGATCCCCTTCGAGGTGGCCTGTCTCGTCGGGTGCGGAGTGACGACGGGCTGGGGTTCGGCGACGAACGTCGCGGAGGTCGCGCCGGGGGAGACCGTGATCGTGGTCGGGGCCGGCGGCGTCGGCATGAACTCGGTCCAGGGCGCGGCGGTCTCCGGCGCCAAGCGCGTGATCGTCGTCGATCCGTCCGAGTTCCACCGCGAGGAGGCCAAGAAGTTCGGCGCCACCCACGCCTACCCGTCCATGGCCGAGGCCATCGCGCCGGTGATGGAGATGACCTGGGGCAAGATGGCCGACAAGACCATCATCACCGTGGGCAGGATCAACGGCGAGGACATCGACCCCGCGCTCACGCTGACGAAGAAGGGCGGCCGCGTGACGGTGGTCGGCATGGGCGGCATGGCGGACATGGACGTCAAGCTCAATCTGTTCCTGTTCACGATGCTGCAGAAGGAGCTGCGCGGCGCGATCTTCGGCGGCGCGAACCCCAAGGCGGAGATCCCGGACCTGCTGTCGATGTACAAGGCGGGCAAGCTCAACCTGGATGATCTGGTGACCAAGACGTACTCGCTCGAGCAGATCAACGAGGGATACCAGGACATGCTCGACGGGAAGAACATCCGGGGGGTCATCCTCTACACGGACGCGGACCGGTGA